A window of Ketobacter sp. MCCC 1A13808 contains these coding sequences:
- the crcB gene encoding fluoride efflux transporter CrcB, which translates to MNWVQFCWVALGGALGACSRFWMSSWLNQLNTSHFPLGTFGVNVLGSFLFGVLSIVIFSAADLREPMRLLILVGFLGAFTTFSTFSFETVRLLEEGQMAMAGINVLVSCVLCFAGVWLGVVLARILF; encoded by the coding sequence ATGAACTGGGTACAATTCTGTTGGGTCGCTTTGGGGGGTGCGTTGGGCGCCTGTAGTCGGTTCTGGATGTCATCCTGGCTTAACCAGCTCAATACCAGTCATTTTCCGTTGGGTACGTTTGGGGTAAATGTGCTTGGGTCGTTTCTGTTCGGCGTCTTGTCTATTGTGATATTTTCGGCAGCGGATCTCAGAGAACCAATGCGATTGCTGATATTGGTCGGTTTTCTGGGTGCGTTTACTACCTTTTCCACATTTTCATTTGAAACGGTGCGTCTGCTGGAAGAAGGCCAGATGGCGATGGCTGGTATTAATGTCCTGGTGAGCTGTGTGTTGTGTTTTGCCGGAGTATGGCTTGGGGTTGTCCTGGCCCGGATCCTGTTCTAA
- a CDS encoding replication-associated recombination protein A produces MGLFEEEQKWQPLAARMRPTTLDDYVGQEHLFGEGQPLRKSIEAGHVHSMILWGPPGVGKTTLAMILASYVEAQFLTVSAVLSGVKEIRAAIDQAKEQQRYGRKTLLFVDEVHRFNKSQQDAFLPYIEDGTFIFIGATTENPSFELNNALLSRARVYVLKSIPADSLQKLLAQALNDKQRGLGDESVSADPDVLLKIARSADGDARRALNLLEISVELAKADSVDRVSDAVVNQALTSDVRRFDKGGEAFYDQISALHKAVRGSSPDGALYWFARMLDGGCDPLYIARRVVRMASEDIGNADPRALQIALSAWDVQTRLGSPEGELAIAQAVAYMASAPKSNAVYTAFKQLRRQIREEPSHEVPLHLRNAPTKLMEQQGYGADYRYAHDYPDAYAAGENYLPEIHQNSVWYQPVSRGLEIKIGEKLTYLKELDKRSSWKRYQSKPG; encoded by the coding sequence ATGGGTTTGTTTGAGGAAGAACAAAAATGGCAGCCCTTGGCAGCCCGTATGCGACCGACTACCCTGGATGACTATGTGGGTCAGGAGCATTTGTTTGGCGAAGGGCAGCCTTTGCGTAAATCCATTGAAGCAGGGCATGTGCATTCGATGATCCTGTGGGGGCCTCCCGGTGTTGGCAAGACTACCCTGGCAATGATTCTTGCCAGTTATGTCGAGGCGCAGTTTTTAACAGTATCCGCAGTTTTGAGTGGTGTTAAAGAAATACGTGCAGCGATAGATCAAGCAAAAGAGCAGCAACGCTATGGGCGCAAAACCTTACTGTTCGTCGATGAGGTGCACCGCTTTAATAAATCTCAGCAGGATGCCTTTCTACCTTATATCGAAGATGGAACCTTTATTTTCATCGGTGCTACTACTGAAAACCCGTCCTTTGAATTAAATAACGCTCTGCTTTCACGCGCCCGTGTGTATGTGCTTAAAAGTATCCCGGCAGACTCGTTGCAAAAATTGCTGGCGCAGGCGTTAAATGATAAGCAGCGCGGATTGGGAGACGAGTCTGTTTCCGCTGACCCTGATGTACTACTCAAAATTGCCCGTTCGGCCGATGGCGACGCACGCCGTGCACTCAATTTGTTGGAAATCAGTGTCGAGTTAGCGAAGGCGGATTCTGTCGATCGGGTATCCGATGCGGTAGTGAATCAGGCACTGACTTCGGACGTGCGGCGGTTTGACAAAGGCGGTGAAGCTTTTTATGACCAGATCTCCGCGTTGCATAAAGCGGTCAGGGGGTCATCCCCGGACGGTGCTTTATATTGGTTTGCCCGTATGCTGGATGGAGGCTGCGACCCTTTGTATATAGCACGAAGGGTTGTTCGTATGGCGAGCGAGGATATTGGCAATGCCGACCCCCGTGCGCTGCAGATTGCACTCAGTGCCTGGGATGTACAGACCCGCCTGGGCAGCCCGGAAGGCGAACTTGCCATAGCTCAGGCGGTGGCATACATGGCGTCTGCACCGAAAAGCAACGCTGTTTATACCGCGTTTAAACAACTGCGGCGTCAGATACGGGAAGAACCCAGTCATGAGGTGCCGTTGCATTTGCGTAACGCCCCCACTAAATTAATGGAACAGCAGGGATATGGCGCTGACTACCGTTACGCCCATGATTATCCGGATGCTTACGCTGCGGGCGAAAACTATCTACCAGAAATACACCAGAACTCGGTTTGGTATCAGCCGGTATCTCGAGGCCTGGAGATAAAAATCGGCGAAAAACTCACGTACCTTAAAGAACTCGACAAACGTAGCAGTTGGAAGCGATATCAAAGCAAACCCGGCTAA
- the lolA gene encoding outer membrane lipoprotein chaperone LolA: MQTNFFLRLLQPVVFSLFLSWLTVATAQAADISPEKATPKLIEFLNGIQSMQASFEQWVMDAKQNALQNVTGEMWVQRPGQFRWDTAEPYPQTIVSDGSVLWIFDEDLEQATKKTLDRQVGNTPALLLSGDPAKISENFTVSAYHFDDTDEWRFDLRPKNKDAMFELLRVHFYKKDLRDMYLEDSLGQTTRIEFKTKQKNQPIDAQTFELDLDDSVDVIEEG; encoded by the coding sequence ATGCAAACCAATTTCTTTTTGCGCTTGTTACAACCCGTAGTGTTCAGTTTGTTTTTGTCTTGGTTGACCGTTGCAACGGCGCAAGCAGCGGATATTTCACCAGAGAAAGCCACCCCGAAGCTGATTGAATTTCTGAATGGGATACAATCAATGCAGGCTTCTTTTGAACAATGGGTCATGGATGCCAAGCAGAACGCGCTGCAGAATGTGACGGGGGAGATGTGGGTTCAGCGGCCGGGCCAATTTCGCTGGGATACCGCTGAACCCTATCCGCAGACAATAGTCTCTGATGGTTCTGTTTTATGGATATTTGATGAGGATCTTGAGCAGGCGACCAAAAAGACCCTGGACAGGCAGGTTGGAAATACACCGGCATTGTTGTTAAGTGGTGACCCTGCCAAAATCAGCGAAAATTTTACCGTAAGTGCGTATCATTTTGATGATACCGATGAGTGGCGCTTTGACTTACGCCCCAAAAATAAAGACGCGATGTTCGAGTTACTCAGGGTGCACTTCTATAAAAAGGATCTCAGGGACATGTATCTGGAAGACAGCCTCGGACAAACCACGCGCATAGAATTCAAGACAAAACAGAAAAACCAACCCATTGATGCGCAGACCTTTGAGCTGGATCTGGATGATTCTGTTGACGTTATCGAAGAAGGCTAG
- a CDS encoding DNA translocase FtsK, translated as MKKAQTQRQTPPAPWIEVLVKGVREGAMIVLFFLSIYLIIALISFDLQDPGWSSLGSGRSVHNLGGRAGAWSADVLMSLFGYLAYLFPLLIAYRAWLVFRDAGKPWNWLLAGLRLLGFIMTMVAATGLAYIHFDVVDGTLPHIDSAGRNSAGGILGIEVGGAALHALNALGSTLLLLALFLIGLTIFTDVSWIKVIDGTGKLTLGFIDFLANLRSRWQQSRDAKEDVVSRREQAKAAKAQEKAAKKAQKERHAALKKEQAQQEKRKAPVIALPKPKKVEKSARAERERQKSLFDNPVSGELPAIALLDAADKQNNRGYSTETLEGMSRLLEIKLRDFNVEAEVENVLPGPVITRFEIQPAAGVKVSRITNLAKDLARSLAVISVRVVEVIPGKTVVGIEIPNEDREMIRLSEVVSSSQYDEVSSPLALALGKDISGEPVIADLQKMPHLLVAGTTGSGKSVGLNAMLISMLFKATPDELRLIMIDPKMLELSVYDNIPHLLTPVVTDMKEASNALRWCVAEMERRYRLMAAMGVRNLAGFNKKVKDAIKAGEPIDDPLFKPDLDCQEPEQLEVLPFIVVVVDEFADMMMIVGKKVEEQIARIAQKARAAGIHLILATQRPSVDVITGLIKANVPTRMAFQVSSKVDSRTILDQGGAEQLLGHGDMLYLPPGTGLPVRVHGAFVADEEVHRVCDDWRRRGQPNYLSEILEGNHEAGPAPGDEAAGGGDSESDPLYDQAVAFVLESRRASISSVQRKLKIGYNRAARMIEAMEDAGVVTEMGTNGQREVIAPSSR; from the coding sequence TTGAAAAAAGCTCAGACACAACGACAGACGCCACCCGCACCTTGGATTGAGGTGCTGGTCAAAGGGGTGCGCGAAGGCGCCATGATAGTGCTGTTCTTTTTGTCCATCTATTTGATCATTGCGCTTATCTCTTTTGATCTCCAGGATCCGGGTTGGAGCAGTCTGGGCAGCGGTCGCAGTGTGCACAACCTGGGTGGCAGAGCCGGGGCGTGGAGTGCGGATGTTCTGATGTCGCTGTTTGGTTACCTGGCCTATTTATTCCCTTTGCTGATTGCGTATCGCGCCTGGTTGGTGTTTCGCGATGCAGGCAAGCCCTGGAACTGGCTGTTAGCCGGTTTGCGGCTCCTTGGTTTTATTATGACGATGGTGGCAGCCACTGGCTTGGCTTATATCCACTTTGATGTTGTTGACGGCACACTACCCCATATTGATTCTGCAGGGCGAAATTCGGCTGGCGGAATACTGGGAATCGAAGTGGGTGGCGCCGCATTACATGCCCTGAACGCCCTCGGTTCAACCCTGCTATTGTTAGCCTTATTCCTCATCGGGCTTACTATTTTCACGGATGTTTCCTGGATTAAGGTAATCGACGGCACTGGCAAGCTGACATTGGGTTTTATCGATTTTCTGGCTAATCTGCGCAGCCGATGGCAGCAAAGCCGCGATGCTAAGGAAGATGTGGTATCCAGGCGCGAGCAAGCGAAGGCTGCTAAAGCGCAGGAAAAAGCAGCCAAAAAAGCGCAGAAGGAGCGCCATGCTGCACTGAAGAAAGAACAAGCCCAGCAGGAAAAACGCAAAGCCCCGGTTATCGCATTACCTAAACCGAAAAAGGTTGAGAAAAGTGCCAGGGCAGAAAGAGAACGCCAAAAGAGTCTATTCGATAATCCGGTATCCGGAGAGTTGCCAGCGATTGCGTTACTGGATGCCGCGGACAAACAAAACAACCGGGGCTATTCCACAGAAACACTGGAAGGCATGTCGCGTTTGCTGGAAATCAAATTGCGGGATTTTAATGTCGAAGCGGAAGTTGAGAACGTACTGCCGGGGCCGGTGATTACCCGTTTTGAGATACAGCCGGCAGCGGGTGTAAAAGTCAGTCGCATTACCAACTTAGCAAAAGACCTGGCGCGCTCTTTGGCGGTAATCAGTGTGCGGGTGGTGGAAGTCATTCCGGGCAAGACGGTGGTGGGAATTGAGATTCCGAACGAAGATCGCGAGATGATCCGGCTTAGTGAGGTGGTATCGTCTTCCCAATACGACGAAGTGAGTTCGCCTCTGGCATTGGCGCTGGGCAAGGATATCTCCGGCGAACCGGTGATTGCGGACTTGCAGAAAATGCCCCACTTGCTGGTGGCGGGAACGACCGGATCAGGTAAGTCAGTGGGCTTGAATGCGATGTTGATCAGTATGTTATTCAAAGCGACGCCAGATGAGCTTCGCTTGATTATGATCGATCCAAAAATGCTGGAATTATCGGTTTACGACAATATTCCCCATTTGTTGACCCCAGTTGTAACCGATATGAAAGAAGCGTCCAATGCGCTGCGCTGGTGCGTTGCGGAAATGGAGCGACGCTATCGCCTGATGGCGGCAATGGGGGTACGCAATCTGGCCGGGTTTAACAAGAAAGTAAAGGATGCCATTAAGGCGGGTGAGCCGATTGATGACCCGCTGTTTAAACCGGACCTGGATTGTCAGGAACCGGAGCAACTTGAGGTGCTGCCCTTTATCGTCGTGGTTGTAGATGAATTTGCGGACATGATGATGATCGTTGGTAAGAAAGTAGAGGAGCAAATCGCCCGGATAGCGCAAAAAGCCCGCGCAGCCGGCATCCACCTTATATTGGCGACGCAAAGGCCGTCGGTAGATGTGATTACCGGTTTGATTAAAGCGAACGTGCCTACTCGAATGGCTTTTCAGGTGTCATCCAAAGTGGATTCCAGAACCATACTGGATCAGGGTGGCGCTGAGCAGCTGCTCGGACACGGGGATATGTTGTATTTGCCTCCGGGAACCGGATTGCCGGTTCGGGTTCATGGCGCTTTCGTAGCGGATGAGGAGGTGCATCGGGTATGTGATGATTGGCGTCGGCGCGGTCAGCCTAATTATTTGTCAGAAATTCTGGAAGGCAACCATGAAGCCGGTCCCGCACCGGGGGACGAAGCCGCAGGTGGGGGAGATTCGGAATCCGATCCGCTTTACGATCAGGCCGTTGCCTTTGTACTGGAGTCCCGTCGGGCTTCGATCTCATCCGTTCAACGAAAATTGAAGATCGGTTATAACCGCGCAGCCAGGATGATCGAAGCGATGGAAGACGCAGGTGTGGTAACAGAAATGGGTACCAACGGTCAAAGAGAAGTCATCGCACCGTCCTCACGGTGA
- a CDS encoding alanine dehydrogenase — MAQQLKVGIPKENKPMEGRIALVPHAVNELVQQGVPVVVESGAGKKSGFSDYEYKQAGAVIADSAQQLYAAVDLIVKVKEPIAQDLALLESRHLLFCYLHLAPNPDLAAALCDIGLTAVAFETVRENGGLPLLAPMSEIAGRVAVQAGAHLLHSSMGGRGVLLGGVTGTAAGRVVIIGAGVAGQNAAAVAAASGAQVIAFDRSAEALKSIERLAPNITGLYAYAGAIEQALQTADLLVGAVLIPGQKAPHIVTREMVRKMPRGSVIVDISVDQGGCIETIRPTDYRDPVYVDEGVLHMGVTNLPGAVPKTASEALSGALLPFVGRLAMEGVMAFPALSDGINVSGGKIVLPALLE; from the coding sequence ATGGCTCAACAGTTGAAAGTTGGCATACCCAAAGAAAACAAACCCATGGAGGGCCGTATCGCACTGGTGCCTCATGCAGTGAACGAGTTGGTACAGCAGGGCGTACCGGTGGTAGTGGAAAGTGGAGCCGGAAAAAAGAGCGGGTTCAGTGATTACGAATACAAACAAGCCGGAGCGGTGATAGCGGATTCCGCACAGCAGCTGTACGCCGCAGTTGATCTGATTGTGAAGGTGAAAGAGCCAATCGCCCAGGATCTTGCCCTGCTCGAATCCAGGCATCTGTTGTTTTGCTATCTGCATCTGGCCCCCAATCCGGATCTGGCTGCAGCGTTGTGTGACATCGGGCTGACCGCTGTCGCATTCGAGACCGTGCGAGAAAATGGCGGTTTGCCCTTATTAGCGCCCATGAGCGAGATTGCAGGCCGGGTAGCCGTGCAGGCAGGGGCGCATCTTCTGCACAGTTCAATGGGAGGGCGGGGGGTATTGCTCGGAGGCGTTACCGGAACCGCAGCGGGTAGGGTCGTTATTATCGGCGCCGGAGTTGCAGGTCAGAATGCCGCTGCGGTGGCTGCTGCCAGTGGAGCACAGGTGATCGCTTTTGACCGGAGCGCCGAAGCACTCAAATCCATAGAAAGGCTGGCGCCCAATATTACCGGTCTATACGCGTACGCAGGGGCGATAGAGCAAGCATTACAAACGGCTGATTTGTTGGTTGGGGCTGTGCTGATACCCGGTCAAAAAGCGCCGCATATCGTGACCCGCGAAATGGTCCGCAAGATGCCTCGTGGAAGCGTGATTGTTGATATTTCGGTTGATCAGGGCGGCTGTATTGAAACTATCCGTCCAACCGACTACCGGGATCCAGTCTATGTCGACGAAGGCGTGCTACACATGGGCGTTACCAATCTGCCGGGAGCGGTGCCCAAGACAGCGTCGGAAGCCCTCTCCGGTGCGCTGTTACCCTTTGTCGGTCGGCTGGCGATGGAAGGGGTAATGGCTTTTCCTGCGTTAAGTGACGGAATCAACGTTTCCGGAGGTAAGATTGTGTTGCCGGCTCTGTTAGAATGA